In Coturnix japonica isolate 7356 chromosome 11, Coturnix japonica 2.1, whole genome shotgun sequence, the sequence CAGAGGAACAGGAGAGTACAGAAAAGCCTCGAGTAACTCTTACAGATGCTCCAACAAACCTGGAAGTTTGTAAATAgctttgcagttgttttgttttcaaaatgttgcTGAAACTGGTGTCAAACAAGTGGTGCTGTTATGGCTAGTGTACTACTTCTCCAGATAAACAAAGCTTGGAATTAGCTTATGGAGGAATCTCTTTACCATGTAGCATGTCTAGTACTAATAATGTACTATATGAATTGCATTTCAAGAAGCTAAACCTTGTTTTCATTGCTTGTGAACAGAGTCGTGCCCAGAGTGCTACTGAACTTCTGCAGGAATTGAATAGTGATGTCTCTGGAAACTTTGTGGAagaggtttgggttttttcctttttctttcccaagtaTTTGtagatttattcttttcttaaatgttaGTGTTATTACTATGAAATAATGACTAGGTGAAATTTTTATCATCTTACGATGTATTGTTTTCTACTATTCAGAGTCCAGAAAAACTTCTAGACAACGACCCTTCCTTCTTTAATCGATTTAACTTAGTGGTTGCAACACAACTATCAGAAAGGTAAAGACTCATCTGAACTTGTTCATACTCAGTACATTGCCCTCCCGCCCCTCTTACTTACCAGAAAGCAGTTAGAAGTTACGCGTGTCCGTAAGAgagtcttctttctttcacaattCATTGATGTTTTTTGCTTAATTATCTTCAGAGCATTTGTGACAATGGagttaaatataaataaaacaatggaTAAACACATTTCCAGGCTATAATACATTCCTGCatgaaattactttttgtaGAGAAATGAATTGTGTGTGCTTAGAATCACGATAGTGGAATTCTCATAGAAAACTTTTTACATATGTAGTTTGTACAGGAGTTGACTTCACAGTTACCTGTTGTTGTTCTCTGGTATATCTGAAGAAGTAATTGTCTTTTTCCTTGCAGTACAGTGCTACGTTTAGCTGAACTCCTCTGGAATTTTAACATTCCTTTGCTGATCTGTAGGACTTATGGACTGGTTGGTTATATGAGAGTCATCATCAAAGAACATCCAGGTTAGAGGATTATGGGTTTTTGAGATCGTTTTCCATATATAAGGTCAAAAACTTGTGAgatattcagtatttctgaagtgtCTCATGGTTTGCAGTTCCTCAGCAATATACGGTGAAAAATTCATAGGAACTATGGTCTGCAACAGAccttgtttcagttttactaTCTTCTGATGTTAAATTTCATGTACACAAGACACTTTGAGAATCAAGCAGTTAACCCAGCAGGTGATGCACTGCTTTTACTGTATAGGTGTGTGCTGGGGGTTGTGCATAAGACAATGAAATACACTGTGTAACTTCTTTCACAGTTGTTGAATCTCATCCTGACAATGCATTAGAAGATCTGAGGCTGGACAAGCCATTTCCAGAACTGACGGAGCACATTCAGTCTTATGACTTGGATCACATGGACAAAAAGGTTGGTATATGGTTTGCAGTATGTTCCCTAAGACGTACCAACACAGAACAGGGATTCTGTGAGAATGTCTCTTGGCAGATGATTTATTTTGGTGATGAGACTTAGTTAAACAGAGGTAACAGTGAATCAGTCACAAGACACTGCTTTTAATGTGTGGCCCAAAAGTTACTGTCTGTATTTAAATCTCTAGCAAGGAGCAGATCTTAGGAAGAAAGGAATACTGAAAGATTTTTCCTTCCCAACACACTTTTTTTAATGACGAATGATTTCCTTACTGGTGCAGAGCTTTGCAGTGTGGCTGTTTGCTGGAATATGGAAGTTCCACTTCAGAAAAGCTCCACTTAGCTCAGCCACACTTTCTTAAGGCAAAGGAGTAACAATTTGTGTGACAGTGGTTAGGAAATGTTATTCCAGAATCAAAGCGTGGCACATGGCATGTGTGTTAAAGTAGCAGAAGGGATGTGAAGGTTTACATTTAAAGTAAGGTTGCAGTTTGTCTCTTGTTTCTGTCTCTTCTAAACTTGACAGTAGTTTCTATGCTGTTCAATTACAGGACCACAGCCACACTCCATGGATTGTGATTGTTGCCAAGTATCTAACAAAATGGTTCAACGAGGTATAATGCAGAACTGGGCAAATTATTTGcctatttttatgatttttatttatttccacttctgTAGAGTTGTCTTTTCTAAAGTAGCTCATTGTTTTGTTAGTATGTAAAAAGatggaataataaaaatattactaattaaaatacaaatgaatgtATGTGAAGTTGGTCAGACTCGTGGGATTTAGCAGTCTGAACACAATGAAGATATTGGGAGGTATCTTTAATACAAacttattctgtttttaaatttagaaaAGTGATCAGTTGCCTAaaagttacaaagaaaaagaagccttCAGACAACTGATCCGGCAAGGTAATATATAGCCTAGGAGTTCATTTGCTATACTGGTAGAAATGTGTAAGGTTAATTTATGAAAGTCTGCTGATCTGTTTTTGCAACCTGTTTGCTTTATGCAGATTAATCTTAAGATTCCCAAATTTGCTTACAAAAACAGTTTAGCACGGTTCTTACTGCTTAAGTTCAAGAGTGTGTTTTGATTTGGGTGGGAGGAGAGGCACTGAGAACATCCTGCTGAAAATGTTGATaattaacactgaaaatgtgATAAAGAAGGAAGTAAGTGGCTTTTGATGTTACTCTTGCTACTGACTGGAAGCACTTTGTTGGTTGGCTGAGCAAATTGTTGGTAAGAGTTGCAGTCCTAAATTACTGGTCAAGGGACAGATTATAGAGCTACTGAATATATTGCAGTCTGTGAACAGGCTTCATTTGCACAGGTGTTCCAATTGAACATCTTTTCCAGATGATAAAATAATGAGATGTTTTTGACATCTAGAAATATGTTGTCTTAAATGGTTGAGAAACGGTGTTTGCTCATCATTTAAACATGACCTGCATGTAAGTTGCTGCTAAGAATTGctctttattatatttatataaataatataaataatatttatttattatccaTAGTGTTTGACTGAACAGTAGTGGCTAAGTTTGATTAAGTTAGTATTTTACTGACTCCTTTTCTTGATTGAGGTTGCTGTCTGGATTCATAAGCATttaccttaaaaacaaacaaacaaacgccccaaaaaacagaaaagtaagaCAAGATCAATTAATTTCTTGTTTAGATGctgcttcaaaagaaattacCTTAATTTTGTGATTGTGAAACTTAATTATTGCTCTCACAGAAATAGTTGTTATTCTTGTGGTAAATAACTTCTATTTGACATCAGCACGCTGTGTATGTGGTTAGTTCTGTCAGTATGTTTTGTTTGATAATTTCACTTTTTGCTAATAAGGTTTTTATGCCTCAGATCCATCCAATACCAACCTGCTCTGTTGGTGAGACCAAAGCACTGAGATGTCATCTGGGGCATTGtgatgtgtggttttttttctttcttcaataAGGTATCTTAAAGAATGAAAACGGGACTCCAGAAGATGAGGAAAACTTTGAGGAAGCTATAAAAAATGTGAACACGGCATTAAATACTACAAAggtaaaataaacatacaatAGATTTAAAGTAATGTcaaatgttttactgtttcaGAGCATTCACTTTTAGCCCATAGGTTCCACTTGCAACGTGGATATGGAGGTAAAAGAGGATTAGTACAATTGTGAAACTGAAGTATGTGCAGTAGAATAGACCTGGACCAGGTGACTCTGTAGCTTAAGCAAATTGAGAATTTGCATGTTCATGAAGGGAAGCTGCTTTGAAAGAATAAGTCAACTACCAGAGTTTGTTGTTGTGTTCCCCTCAAACTTTTACAGGTCCAATCTGCAAAGGAGATTCCAAAAGGCAGGTTGCTATAATAAGACAGAATTAGCAGTCACTGGTTGGGAAGATCTTTGCTTTTGAGTGCATTGCTAGGGGTCAGAAAGTGTTCCTTGAAGTTTGTGCTGTATCAAAACTGCTGGCTATGGTATTGATTCtataaagaaatggaagtttGCAAAGGAATTCTGGCTAaacaaattcagtatttaaCTTGTATTGAGGTAAAATCAAGTAAATGAAACccaaatttgtatttattttttctaatagaTTCCAAGGTATATTGAAGAGATTTTTAATGACGATTGCTGCATAAATCTCACAGAGCAGGTAACGAGTAATTAAAGCTTTAATACataaaagtagaagaaaatattataaataaaacttaaaatgtGCATAACTTTCTTGTGTGTTTGTAGTCTCCTTCCTTCTGGATTCTGGTTCGAGCTGTAAAGGAATTTGTGGCAAATGAGGGGCAAGGGTGCTTACCTGTCAGGGGCACAATTCCTGATATGATCGCAGACTCCGGTAAATTTATCAAATTACAAAATGTGTAAGTATCCTTTGTGTTGtgcttgctgtattttttaataacaagtCATCTCTATTTCGTTAGTTCAGATCtgtatttaagaaacaaaaaagcccagCACGTCAAAGGTGAGAAGGGGGTGAGAAGGCCCTGCACTTGGTTTGTCTACTCCTATCTCCTGTCTGGAACTAGGGCATAAGTTTTTTTCCGTGTGCCCTAGTGTCCTTAAGTACTGACTACCTTTCTTAGTTTCAGATGTAGTAAAGACCTTCCTACTGATAAGATATCCCATAACCCAGCTGCTGCAGTCCAGAGCCTTTACTTAAAGTCATTTATTAAGCACACTTTGGTTTTGTCCTTGAAAAAAATTGCAAGTCTGGTTACAGAAATACTAATTTCCTAAATACTTAATTCTAATCAGtctacttagaaaaaaatgtttagtaAAGTGCAAAGACTTGGGAATGAACACTAATTGCAAATGCTAAGTAGCATTAGCATGGATCAGGATTTTCGGAAGGCTATCTTTGAATATGTTTCTCGTCAACATAAACATAATGATCTCTGTACATCCTGGACATTATGCAAATTATTGGGCCAAAAAGACTCAAGTGttactgtattttcagaaatcaaTGAAACAGTAAGAGCCCAATGAAGGACATACAGCTGCTCTTATAATACTTAATATTCTTATTCCAActgttttaatactgtttttcgCACTAATGGGTTACTACAATGGTTTTGCATGTAGCATGTAAGTCAACAGCTCCGCTCTGACAAGCAGTTATACAGAGAAGTAATAAGTGCATGCAGGATCTTGAGGTGGCTCTCTTGCATTTGTGATGCCTTGTGTCTTGTCTTTATGATATACACCAAAAAGAAATGGTCTCCTCTGTGAGATCTAAGATATAGTTTTATGCTGTTATGATTAAGACTATTTTATTATTGACAGATACcgtgaaaaagcaaagaaggatATTGCTGCTGTGGGTAACCATGCTGCTAAATTGTTACAGTCCCTGGGCAAGGTAACTACAAAGATATGGTATTTCTAACAGgacataaatgtttttgttgttgttctgtacAGGTCTAAGCCAAGAGAGACAGATAAGAGCTTAATTACCCAACTGCCTTGAAAATATCCAAGTAACTTCTAATGGTGTTTATTATCtattatctgttttatttatcaCTTTTGGTCTGgacataaaataaaatcaaaatgcacAGATGTCTGCATTATTCACTAACTGAAGAACTTGTTTTAAAAGAGTGAATAGTTATTTCTCAATTAATGTATTCATGTCTTTGAAAACATGGTATGTTTGGCCATTGTATGTACTAGAAGTAGTATATTCTCTGTTCTAGGCACCTGAATCAATTTCGGAGAGAGAACTGAAATTACTTTGTGAGTATGCTTGGATTCCATTGCCGTgattatgaaaataatgaaatattcaggAATGTTTGGATGATTGTGGAGTTATTAAACACAATATCTCAATATTTGAACTTTTCAAGTATTTGCTGAGCATTTGCATCCCTCATCTTCAGTGGAGGTGACATGCTGGTTATGATTCTAGGAAGGCTGGCTTTTAAATAGCTGCAGTTCTTTTCAGGTCCAGATGACAGGCAGCAGCTGTCCTCTGCTTCCTGTGATTAATACATCATTGCTCATATGTGATGCAAACTGCGAGCTCTGTAAACTTGTGTTCTGCACAGGTAAAACAGGGATGTAGGGAGGAGGAGCAGTAGGGAGGAGTGCTGCTCATGGCAATTCAGGTTATCTGTTTTGAACAGTCATATGTGTGACCACACAGCACCTGATTCACAGTGCCAGAATCATCTGGCAACTGGAAAGTTCTGCTGTAAGCATGTCACCAAGAGCATGCTGCGCTAATTGATCTTTTGCTACCTTTTTGGAGCTGTAGGAAGCAGCTGCACATTGGTTCTGCTTGTTACAGTAATACTGGAGAAGAACCTTTTTACTGCTTGTTCTCAGTTAATATTCTAACAGTACAGCTATGTGTTAGATAGTGGAAAATGGGGAAcccatgtttgttttcagcGTGGAGGAAGACAACATGAACCTGATGGCTGTCGTGGGTAAATTACTGTAAAGGAGATGCACGCACTGTGGGCTGTTATATTAACACAACAGTTATGTTTAGAATCCAGAACCAAATAAGCAAAAAGTGGGTCTCTAAATGCTTGTGAATTGTAGATGTAAATGCTGTCTATTACTTAGTAGTTTGAGCTgccagaagaaacagaagcatcaGTGCAATGATTAgttttgctgtttgattttaACAAATGAGAGATGTGGATTCATACATTCAGTAACTGATGATAAATTCAATTCCTTCTGCACCCCCTGCTTAGGCAGCAACTCGGCTTTCCTTCGTGTAGTGAGATGTAGATCTCTATCTGAAGAATATGGTTTAAACACTTTTAACAAGGATGAAATTAGTAAGTATTCCTTTTTGACACATACTTTAACATAAACGGTTTGGTGGTCAAAGTGAATTACGTTACACGTATACTGCATATTTCATTATGCAGTTTTATAATTTGGCATCCACTGGAATTGTTTTGTCAACTTCAGAACGTTGATCtaattttggttttgaaaagtTCAAAGCTGACCTCACAGGTCATTGTAGgtttattctttatttcaggctttatttttgatagcacataaataaaacactatttGTCTTTAggattctgttttctgtgtgtcagTTATTTCTGACTGAGCTGGAATGGTGCTTTTGCCTGACTGAAGAGTTAGCAATAATTATCTTGGTCTGTCACTGTTTAGGCTTTCAATGTGTAATTTAAGAAGTAGTTATTGCTTAGATAGATTACTATACTGTGTGCCGAAAGACCTGCTTTATTATTAGACATTATAACTTGTGAATCATGCAACAGAAAATGTATCTAAGGGAAATACTTGATTTCAGGTAGTTCAAACCCTGCCTTTTGCCTTGCTATCTGTGCCATAACCACTTCtcttactgttttcagtttctaacATGGATAACCCGGACAGTGAAGTAGTGTTGTACTTGATGCTGCGGGCTGTTGATAGATTTTATAAGCAGCATGGTAGATATCCAGGTATGTTTGTACAAGTTATGTTAGCACAAGACATATAAAAATCCAATAATTAATACAATACGAATTAAAAACTCTGTGTAAAACACttgttgtgtttctgttttcatattaaCACAACTTGAATAATGCACAAATTGTGTTGAGGTTATTTTGGGGGAAACTTAAGGAATTTAACTAAATTGATACCACTGATTTGGGTTATGTGATTTATGAGTTCAGCTTCACAGCAATTTGTTATTATCATGAGGAGCACCAATAGAGTGAT encodes:
- the NAE1 gene encoding NEDD8-activating enzyme E1 regulatory subunit isoform X1 — translated: MAQPGRASLKEQRYDRQLRLWGDHGQEALESAHVCVINATATGTEILKNLVLPGIGSFTIVDGNRVSGEDVGNNFFLQKSHIGQSRAQSATELLQELNSDVSGNFVEESPEKLLDNDPSFFNRFNLVVATQLSESTVLRLAELLWNFNIPLLICRTYGLVGYMRVIIKEHPVVESHPDNALEDLRLDKPFPELTEHIQSYDLDHMDKKDHSHTPWIVIVAKYLTKWFNEKSDQLPKSYKEKEAFRQLIRQGILKNENGTPEDEENFEEAIKNVNTALNTTKIPRYIEEIFNDDCCINLTEQSPSFWILVRAVKEFVANEGQGCLPVRGTIPDMIADSGKFIKLQNVYREKAKKDIAAVGNHAAKLLQSLGKAPESISERELKLLCSNSAFLRVVRCRSLSEEYGLNTFNKDEIISNMDNPDSEVVLYLMLRAVDRFYKQHGRYPGVYNYQVEDDIGKLKSCLTSFLQEHGLSVVVKDDYVHEFCRYGAAEPHAIAAFMGGAAAQEIIKVITGQFVIFNNTYIYSGMSQTSATFQL
- the NAE1 gene encoding NEDD8-activating enzyme E1 regulatory subunit isoform X2, whose translation is MGIGSPEKMLEISSFFLQKSHIGQSRAQSATELLQELNSDVSGNFVEESPEKLLDNDPSFFNRFNLVVATQLSESTVLRLAELLWNFNIPLLICRTYGLVGYMRVIIKEHPVVESHPDNALEDLRLDKPFPELTEHIQSYDLDHMDKKDHSHTPWIVIVAKYLTKWFNEKSDQLPKSYKEKEAFRQLIRQGILKNENGTPEDEENFEEAIKNVNTALNTTKIPRYIEEIFNDDCCINLTEQSPSFWILVRAVKEFVANEGQGCLPVRGTIPDMIADSGKFIKLQNVYREKAKKDIAAVGNHAAKLLQSLGKAPESISERELKLLCSNSAFLRVVRCRSLSEEYGLNTFNKDEIISNMDNPDSEVVLYLMLRAVDRFYKQHGRYPGVYNYQVEDDIGKLKSCLTSFLQEHGLSVVVKDDYVHEFCRYGAAEPHAIAAFMGGAAAQEIIKVITGQFVIFNNTYIYSGMSQTSATFQL